The sequence CGGCGGAAAGCCTGAGCCGTTGTTCAACGTATTGGGTCATGCGCTGCTTCGAGAGGATGCGGAATTCCACTCCTTCCAAATGTTCGAGGCGGCCGCGGCGGAATATGACCACTGGGCTTCCGAGTCGGGCGCTTTCGCCGAGAAAGCCTGCGAAACGTTGATTCTTGCGATGACTCGTTATTTGGCGGCGCATGCTCCGACTTCCCGCGAGACGCCTCACACGGCGAAAATTGCATGGCGGCTCCATCGCGGCGAGAAATTGTTCGAAGAAGCGTAGACGGTGCGGGTCAAGTTCTTGTCTGGGCAAGCGACAAGAACTTGACCCGTTTCTTGGTGCGCGACAAGAATTGGATCCTATTGGTTAGTCGGACACGATATGTCCGACCGCCTTCGGTATACTGAGGCTGTAAGTCAATTCATACAGGGAGGCGGTACGCGATGCAGATTCGAATTGCGACGCATGACGATCAGCGGATGGCGGTCATTCAAGAGGCGGCGCGGCAGTTTCGCAACGACCATCCAGGCGTCGCCATCGTGTTGGAGTTTGCGCCGGATCGAAAGACGATGCGGCGGCAGTTGGCGGAAGGGAACGGGCCGGACATTGTCGAGTGGGAAGGGGCAAACATGGGACAATGTCTGGACGGCGGACTGTTGTCGGATTTGTCCGATTTGATCGCGCGCGATCGTATCGACATGGGCGACTACTACCCGAGCGTTCATGAGGCGGTGCACTCGGACGGACGGATCGGAGCGATTCCGGTGATGGCCGATACGCTCGGCGTCTTTTACAACCGGGACCATTTCGACCAAGCGGGGCTCTCGTATCCGGGAGAAAACTGGACGTGGGAAGAGTTCACGGATGCGGCGGAGCGTTTGACGCTCCGGGATGAGCGGGGGGATATCCGGCGCTATGGCGCGTTCGCCAGCTTCGGTTACATGATTTACGTCGAACCGGTCGTCTGGAATCGCGGCGGAGCGTTTTTGTCGGAAGACGGGACGGCGTTGGACGGCTACTTGAACAGCGAAGCTACTATCGAAGGGGTTCGTAGTTATTTGCGGTTGATCGACCAAGGGTTGTCCCCGCGCATGGAAGTCGGCCGCGATTCGTGGATCGACTGCTTTATTCACGGCAAAATGTCGATGTACCTCGATGCGAACTGGGCGATCCGGCCGATGAAGGCGGAGCAGCGGGCGAAATTCGGAGTAGCCGGGTTTCCGCGCGATCCGGGGAAGCCGAATTTGTTTGAAGTGTACGGCTACGGTATTTCGCCGTCATGCCCGGAGCGAGAACTGGCGTGGGCGTTTTTGCGCAAGCTGACTGCGCCCGGCGGCGAAATCGGCAAGCTGTGGTCGGTACTCAAGTTGGCCGTTTCGGATACGGCGGCGGAGCACAGCGGACAGACGACGGACGCGTTATATGCTCCGTTTCTGCGTGAGCTGCGCTCTGCTCGACTGAGCGCGTATCAGTGGCCGAATATGATTCCTGCGTTCCATTTCCGCGACACGTTTCGCACGATGGAGCATGCCGAAGATGTAGAACAGGTGCTGCGAGCTGCGGCGCGCCGGACGCCGAAGCTGCCCGCCTTCGATCCGGTCCGGTTCGAGTGGTGGTAGTTTCGGTCGCAGGCGCGTAATCGGAAGCGAGAGGAGGGCGTACGGCTGTGAGCAATATGCACCGCATCCTGTGGTTCGATGAGCAAATTCGATCAGGGAACTTCCCGAATGCGAAAGCGTTGGCGGAACATTTCGAAATATCGGTGCGGCAGGCGGGACGGGATATCGAGTATTTGCAGGACTCGCTGCGCGCGCCCATGAGCTACAACGCTAGGCGCCGCGGCTATGAATACAACGATGCAGCGTATATTTTGCCCTCTGTATTTTTAACGGAGACGGATATTCGTATCGTTAACTTTCTCATCTACAAATACGAAGAAGCTGTTAAATCGATAGGATACGTGGATGGGTTGGACCGGGTCGTGCAGACGCTCAAACGATTCGTCCCGTACCAGCCGGAGGACAGCGAGCTGCCTGCGTTCATGGTGGACGCCAAGACGGCGCAGCATAAGCATGACGTCGATCGGGCGATCGATCGCGGCCACAAGCTGCGCATCGTTTACGCCGATAACTCTGGCGAGCATGTAGTAGACATTCACCCGTACCGAACGTATTCTCGGGTGGAGCCGGCGTATGTGGCCGTGATCGCTTGGTGCGAGCAATCCGGCGAGGTGGAGCATTTCCGCCTCGATCGAATAGAATCGATCCGATACAGCGGCCAGTCATACTTGCGCTGAGCGTAGCGGGAGTTATGTCCAAGCATATTTTTGGAACACCTCTTTTCGCAATCGAAAAGACCTCAATGCCACGGTAAATGGTGGCTGATTACCGTTATGTTTGAGGCAGCGGGCATTTTCAGGATGTACGTTCCACACCGGTGTTTTATTTGGATCAAACGAAATATTCAAAGCAGTCGGAAGCGGGGAACACAATAACATACCGGGCACTTGGCGGCGGTGTGCCCGTTCCAGTTTCCGTAACCTCTTATGGGGACCGCAAGGAAGTCATGATCAAGGGCGAAAATTATAGGATAAGAAGCATGCAAGGCGAAGGCAACTCTCGGCTATCCATCACTTATCCGAGCGGTAAAACGTATACAGCCGAGCGGTTTACCGGCATGTACATGGTGTATGACGAGCAAGGGGAATGGGTGACGCCGGCCACTAGGTACATTGACGACACCCGAATTCTTACGCCCGGCGAAGAATATTATTTGGCGAACGATTTGATCCGTGCGGCTTACGAAGAGCAGCATACAACGAACGGTAACCTGTTTTACTTCAATCTTTATGTAGAAAACCTGGAGCCGACCGATTTCTATTTGTTTATGGCAAAAATCGGTGCGTGTTTGGTAATGGGTGCCCCAGTTTTCTTATTTATCAAGTCTTTATAACCTA is a genomic window of Paenibacillus antri containing:
- a CDS encoding ABC transporter substrate-binding protein is translated as MQIRIATHDDQRMAVIQEAARQFRNDHPGVAIVLEFAPDRKTMRRQLAEGNGPDIVEWEGANMGQCLDGGLLSDLSDLIARDRIDMGDYYPSVHEAVHSDGRIGAIPVMADTLGVFYNRDHFDQAGLSYPGENWTWEEFTDAAERLTLRDERGDIRRYGAFASFGYMIYVEPVVWNRGGAFLSEDGTALDGYLNSEATIEGVRSYLRLIDQGLSPRMEVGRDSWIDCFIHGKMSMYLDANWAIRPMKAEQRAKFGVAGFPRDPGKPNLFEVYGYGISPSCPERELAWAFLRKLTAPGGEIGKLWSVLKLAVSDTAAEHSGQTTDALYAPFLRELRSARLSAYQWPNMIPAFHFRDTFRTMEHAEDVEQVLRAAARRTPKLPAFDPVRFEWW
- a CDS encoding helix-turn-helix transcriptional regulator, producing MHRILWFDEQIRSGNFPNAKALAEHFEISVRQAGRDIEYLQDSLRAPMSYNARRRGYEYNDAAYILPSVFLTETDIRIVNFLIYKYEEAVKSIGYVDGLDRVVQTLKRFVPYQPEDSELPAFMVDAKTAQHKHDVDRAIDRGHKLRIVYADNSGEHVVDIHPYRTYSRVEPAYVAVIAWCEQSGEVEHFRLDRIESIRYSGQSYLR